A window from Apteryx mantelli isolate bAptMan1 chromosome 27, bAptMan1.hap1, whole genome shotgun sequence encodes these proteins:
- the CD164L2 gene encoding CD164 sialomucin-like 2 protein, with translation MAPPGARALLCALLCALPGALPGAQGPAATRAGTCRELGSCEKCLQGAASRNGTGCVWTGCGTPERPEPGSCVPREEAVQETCALYNTTALCRALKSPTGEPPRSPSKEPATRSPRTTTTSAPLTGSPEFHPPGFDTASFIGGIVLVLSVQAVVFFIIKFIKSKDSTYQTLI, from the exons atggccccgccgggcgcccgggcgCTGCTGTGCGCGCTGCTGTGCGCGCTGCCGGGCGCGCTGCCGGGCGCGCAGGGACCCGCTGCCACCCGCGCAG GCACGTGCAGAGAGCTGGGATCCTGCGAGAAATGCCTCCAGGGCGCTGCCTCCCGCAACGGCACGGGCTGCGTGTGGACGGGCTGCGGGACACCCGAGCGGCCAG AGCCAGGGAGCTGCGTGCCCAGGGAGGAGGCCGTGCAGGAGACGTGTGCGCTCTACAACACCACCGCGCTGTGTCGAG CACTGAAATCCCCCACCGGAGAGCCGCCGCGGTCGCCTAGCAAGGAGCCGGCGACGCGCTCCCCAC GGACCACCACCACCAGCGCCCCGTTGACGGGCAGCCCCGAGTTCCACCCGCCCGGTTTCGACACGGCCAGCTTCATCGGCGGCATCGTGCTGGTGCTGAGCGTCCAAGCTGTGGTCTTCTTCATCATCAAGTTCATCAAGTCCAAGGACAGCACCTACCAAACGCT GATCTGA
- the GPR3 gene encoding G-protein coupled receptor 3, translating into MMEEGPHNSTGGQQGWFAARNGSGSSLDLESVVRPVALNPWDVALCISGTIISCENAIVVVVIFYTPAFRAPMFLLIGSLATADLLAGLGLILHFAFVYFIPSESVSLLTVGLLVTSFTASVSSLLTITIDRYLSLYNALTYYSERTVTRTYIMLILTWGASICYGLLPIMGWNCLKDHSTCSIVKPLMKNHLIILSVSFFMVFAVMLQLYVQICKIVCRHAHQIAVQRHFLASSHYVTTRKGIATLAIILGTFASCWLPFAIYCLLGDYSYPALYTYMTLLPATYNSMINPVIYAFRNQEIQKVLWTVCCGCFSSTMPFRSRSPSDV; encoded by the coding sequence ATGATGGAGGAAGGGCCCCACAACTCCACTGGAGGCCAGCAAGGCTGGTTCGCAGCCAGGAACGGGAGTGGCAGCTCCTTGGACCTGGAGTCTGTGGTGCGACCTGTTGCCTTGAACCCATGGGATGTTGCCCTCTGCATCTCAGGAACCATCATCTCCTGCGAGAACGCCATCGTGGTGGTGGTCATCTTCTACACCCCGGCTTTCCGGGCTCCTATGTTCCTCCTCATCGGCAGCTTGGCCACAGCCGATCTCCTGGCTGGCTTGGGGCTGATCCTGCATTTTGCCTTTGTCTACTTCATCCCGTCGGAGTCAGTCAGCCTGCTCACGGTGGGGCTCCTGGTCACCTCCTTCACGGCCAGTGTCAGCAGCTTGCTGACAATCACCATTGACCGCTACCTGTCTCTCTACAACGCCCTGACCTACTACTCGGAGAGGACGGTCACCAGGACTTACATCATGTTGATCCTGACCTGGGGAGCCTCCATCTGCTATGGGCTCCTGCCCATCATGGGCTGGAACTGCCTGAAGGACCACTCCACTTGCAGCATCGTGAAGCCGCTGATGAAGAACCACCTCATCATCCTCTCCGTCTCCTTCTTCATGGTCTTTGCAGTGATGCTCCAGCTCTATGTGCAGATCTGCAAGATCGTGTGCCGGCACGCCCACCAGATCGCCGTGCAGAGACACTTCCTGGCCAGCTCCCACTACGTCACCACCCGAAAAGGCATCGCCACCTTGGCCATCATCCTGGGCACCTTCGCCTCGTGCTGGCTGCCCTTTGCCATTTACTGTCTCCTGGGGGATTACAGCTACCCGGCCCTCTACACATACATGACCCTTCTCCCTGCCACCTACAACTCCATGATCAACCCGGTTATTTATGCCTTCAGAAACCAAGAGATCCAGAAAGTCCTGTGGactgtgtgctgtgggtgcttcTCTTCCACGATGCCTTTCCGGTCCAGGTCCCCCAGTGATGTCTAG
- the MAP3K6 gene encoding mitogen-activated protein kinase kinase kinase 6, whose product MEGPGVPPVAGSCWQDPLAVAGTAGRPVCRARGRPGGLRALSVVCVLGREPAACPALRSLRDACRDVRAQLRTVPFGTLALGDTGTLDLFYNADVAVVEVSDSICQPSLFYHLGVRESFNMTNNVLLCGRSDLPSLQALQEDICQKNSDLCGSYTFIPYVVTPQNKVVCCDASAMKCLTELFQPGFNTEGFFTPLAGRLAKLLEGIPTNSCGYFRETIRRDIRRARELYRGEQLSRELARIQQRLDSMELLSLDIIINLLLSYRDVQDYDSIVTLVETLQALPTCDVAEQHNVRFHYAFALNRRNRPGDREKALSVLLPAVERREGAAPDLFCLCGRIYKDMFISSGFADAETRERAFYWYSKAFDVEPSLHSGINSAVLLMAAGHRFETSAQLRQIGVKLNCLQGRKGSLEKLHYYWDVGFCLGAGILANDLSKVIQASEKLYKLNAPGWYLVSVMETFLLYKHFQKSPQVKSARQELADFWLDFLLEGCRPVVPAHRCPVLVLALSKVLQPAQVAVQSGAEEPAVTLGLVQPSDETAVSSWTFAAAAIQGISICKSDERGCFLYVLHPAEDFQLYFPSQQHCRWFCDLVQSLLAEQAAGGEEVPSPTQPVLEYSYEYSETGERVVLGRGTYGVVYAGRCRSNQVRIAIKEIPERDSWYSQSLHEEIALHKHLRHRNIVQYLGSVSQGGFIKIFMEEVPGGSLSSLLRSRWGPLKDNEPTIVFYTRQILDGLSYLHDNHIVHRDIKGDNVLINTYSGVLKISDFGTSKRLAGISPSAETFTGTLQYMAPEIIDQGPWGYGKPADIWSLGCTIIEMATGKPPFYELGSPQAAMFKVGMFKMHPEVPESMSDKAKTFILRCFEADPAKRATAAALLQEPFLAPAGTRRTRSQAAATTGGSPHGAAGDSPHSGHPSGDPEVTEGTQGRPSATQGAQAVGTAGSPLLPRCSSDTTSSRGYLGAPEDSAGSDLSLRSSSPEESGELFLRRKDSKRRATLHRILTDEAPGIAAALEESQSAEGRQLGSEHVAQLLSCLRSYIQCPDQHRLRQDLLALQTRLRADGLSLCHLHVPLSNFQEAVKRVLRRHHIKPHWMFALDDAVSRAVQAAFAVLMQDLGTKGSWLGGDGAKDTSDEDDPVPPKPSGPRSRPRRDSPSLGLGTSSSTQTGPTSSLLGPSPLVAQLCHLRMETGRLLRELAAKEQEWQRLAQRVLRPAQEDAPAPRRPQPHGHRGGSGSVAHPPATAEPHQGQADPLLVEWLQQHGADQATTDTLLWHGFTLRDLLGCATRDDLFYTGIRYRQPGQLCRCWPGSAGRARGEPGAAAGSVPAPSRLRPRQAWGSVPPVGRYPGASSHPRPAGIGVRPGRWTTPWDPAASSQPPGAPGLPDIAPAGRGVGAHGCRWRGRPRARRPRAAGRSRTPEGETGAWRSKE is encoded by the exons ATGGAGGGTCCGGGGGTGCCGCCGGTGgccgggagctgctggcaggACCCGCTGGCCGTGGCGGGCACGGCGGGCCGGCCCGTGTGCAGGGCCCGGGGGCGACCCGGCGGGCTGCGGGCGCTGAGCGTCGTGTGCGTGCTAGGCCGGGAGCCTGCAGCGTGCCCGGCGCTGCGCAGCCTGCGCGACGCCTGCCGCGACGTGCGGGCCCAGCTGCGCACCGTGCCCTTCGGCACCCTGGCGCTGGGCGACACCGGCACCCTGGACCTCTTCTACAACGCAG ACGTGGCCGTGGTGGAGGTGAGCGACTCCATCTGCCAGCCCTCGCTCTTCTACCACCTGGGCGTCCGCGAGAGCTTCAACATGACCAACAACGTCCTGCTGTGCGGCCGCAGCGACCTGCCCAGCCTGCAGGCGCTccag gAGGACATCTGCCAGAAGAACTCG GACCTCTGCGGCAGCTACACCTTCATCCCCTACGTGGTGACGCCCCAGAACAAGGTTGTCTGCTGCGACGCCAGTGCCATGAAGTGCCTGACGGAGCTTTTCCAGCCCGGCTTCAACACGGAGGGCTTCTTCACCCCGCTGGCGGGCCGCCTCGCCAAGCTCCTGGAGGGGATCCCCACCAACTCCTG TGGCTATTTCCGGGAGACGATCCGGCGTGACATCCGCCGGGCCCGGGAGCTGTACCGGGGCGAGCAGCTGAGCCGGGAGCTGGCCCGCATCCAGCAGCGCCTGGACAGCATGGAGCTGCTCAGCCTGGACATCATCATCAACCTCCTCCTGTCCTACCGCGACGTGCAG GATTACGACTCCATCGTCACGCTGGTGGAGACGCTGCAGGCGCTGCCCACCTGCGACGTGGCCGAGCAGCACAACGTCCGCTTCCACTACGCCTTTGCCCTGAACCG GCGCAACCGGCCCGGGGACCGGGAGAAGGCCCTGTCCGTGCTGCTGCCGGCGGTGGAGCGGCGGGAGGGGGCTGCGCCCGACCTCTTCTGCCTGTGCGGCCGCATCTACAAGGACATGTTCATCAGCTCGGGCTTCGCCGACGCCGAGACGAGGGAGCGGGCCTTCTACTG GTACAGCAAAGCCTTCGACGTGGAGCCAAGCCTTCACTCGGGCATCAACTCCGCCGTCCTCCTCATGGCTGCCGGGCACCGGTTCGAGACCTCGGCGCAGCTCCGGCAAATAG GCGTGaagctgaactgcctgcaggGCCGCAAGGGCAGCCTGGAGAAGCTGCACTACTACTGGGACGTGGGGTTTTGCCTCGGCGCCGGCATCTTGGCCAACGACCTCAGCAAAGTCATCCAGGCTTCGGAGAAGCTCTACAAGCTCAACGCGCCGGGCTG GTACCTGGTGTCGGTCATGGAGACGTTCCTGCTCTACAAACACTTCCAGAAGAGCCCCCAGGTGAAATCCGCCCGGCAGGAGCTGGCTGACTTCTGGCTGGATTTCCTCCTCGAGGGCTGCCGGCCCGTCGTCCCCGCGCACCGCTGCCCG GTCCTGGTCCTGGCGCTCAGCAAGGTCCTGCAGCCGGCGCAGGTGGCCGTGCAGAGCGGCGCGGAGGAGCCGGCGGTGACGCTCGGCCTCGTGCAGCCCTCGGACGAG ACGGCGGTGTCGAGCTGGACCTTCGCGGCCGCCGCCATCCAGGGCATCAG CATCTGCAAGAGCGACGAGCGGGGCTGCTTCCTCTACGTGCTGCACCCGGCGGAGGATTTCCAGCTTTATTTCCCGTCCCAGCAGCACTGCCGCTG GTTCTGCGACCTGGTGCAGTCCTTGCTCGCCGagcaggcggcgggcggcgaggaggTGCCCAGCCCCACGCAGCCCGTCCTGGAG TACAGCTACGAGTACTCGGAGACGGGCGAGCGGGTGGTGCTGGGCCGGGGCACGTACGGGGTCGTCTACGCCGGGCGCTGTCGCAGCAACCAAGTGCGCATCGCCATCAAGGAGATCCCGGAGCGTGACAGCTG GTACTCGCAGTCCTTGCACGAGGAGATCGCCTTGCACAAGCACCTGCGGCACAGGAACATCGTGCAATACCTGGGCTCCGTCAGCCAGGGCGGCTTCATCAAGATCTTCATGgaggaggtgccgggag GGAGCCTCTCGTCCCTGCTGCGCTCCAGGTGGGGCCCCCTGAAGGACAACGAACCCACCATCGTCTTCTACACCCGCCAGATCCTCGACGGGCTGAGCTACCTCCACGATAACCACATCGTGCACCGAGACATCAAG GGAGACAACGTCCTCATCAACACGTATAGCGGGGTGCTGAAGATCTCTGACTTCGGCACCTCCAAGCGGCTGGCGGGCATCAGCCCCAGCGCCGAGACCTTCACGG GCACCCTGCAGTACATGGCCCCAGAAATCATCGACCAAGGGCCGTGGGGCTATGGGAAGCCAGCAGATATCTGGTCCCTGGGTTGCACCATCATCGAGATGGCCACGGGCAAGCCCCCTTTCTACGAGCTGGGCAGCCCCCAGGCCGCGATGTTCAAG GTGGGCATGTTTAAGATGCACCCCGAGGTGCCCGAGTCCATGTCAGACAAGGCCAAGACTTTCATCCTGCGCTGCTTCGAGGCCGATCCGGCCAAGCGGGCAACGGCGGCCGCGTTGCTGCAGGAGCCTTTCCTCGCCCCAGCCGGCACCAGGAGGACCAGGAGCCAGGCGGCGGCCACCACGGGGGGCAGCCCACACGGGGCGGCGG GCGATTCCCCCCACTCTGGGCACCCGAGTGGGGACCCAGAGGTCACCGAGGGGACCCAGGGACGTCCCTCGGCCACGCAGGGTGCCCAGGCGGTGGGGACAGCGGGCAGCCCCCTGCTCCCACGCTGCTCCAGCGACACAACCTCCAGCCGCGGCTATTTGGG GGCTCCCGAGGACTCGGCCGGCTCCGACCTCAGCCTGCGCTCGTCCTCCCCCGAGGAGAGCGGGGAGCTCTTCCTCCGCCGCAAGGACAGCAAGCGCCGTGCCACGCTGCACCGCATCCTCACCGACGAGGCGCCCGGCATCGCTGCCGCCTTGGAGGAGAGCCAG AGCGCGGAGGGCCGGCAGCTGGGCTCGGAGCACGTCGCCCAGCTGCTGAGCTGCCTGCGGAGCTACATCCAGTGCCCTGACCAGCACCGGCTCCGCCAGGACCTCCTGGCGCTGCAGACCCGGCTGCGGGCGGACGGGCTGAGCCTCTGCCACCTCCACGTTCCCCTCTCCAACTTCCAGGAGGCG GTGAAACGGGTCCTGCGCCGACATCACATCAAACCCCACTGGATGTTCGCGCTGGACGACGCCGTCAGCCGGGCAGTGCAGGCGGCTTTCGCCGTGCTCATGCAAG ACCTGGGAACGaagggcagctggctggggggaGACGGTGCCAAGGACACGAGTGATGAGGACGACCCCGTGCCGCCGAAGCCATCCGGCCCCAGGAGCCGGCCCCGGCGGGACAGCCCCAGTTTGGGGCTGGGCACCAGCTCCAGCACCCAGACGGGCCCCACGTCCTCGCTGCTGGGTCCCTCCCCGCTGGTGGCACAGCTTTGCCACCTCCGCATGGAGACGGGCAG GCTGCTCCGGGAGCTGGCTGCCAAGGAGCAGGAGTGGCAGAGGCTGGCGCAGCGGGTGCTTCGCCCCGCGCAGGAggacgccccggccccgcgccggccccagccccacgggCACCGGGGAGGGTCGGGCAGCGTTGCTCACCCCCCCGCCACGGCCGAGCCCCACCAGGGGCAGGCGGACCCCCTCCTCGTCGAGTGGCTCCAGCAGCACGGCGCGGACCAGGCCACCACGGACACG ctcctctggcacGGTTTCACCCTGCGGGACCTGCTGGGCTGCGCCACCCGCGACGACCTCTTCTACACGGGCATCAGGTACCGCCAGCCGGGGCAGCTTTGCCGCTGCTGGCCCGGCTCTGCCGGCCGGGCACGGGGAGAGCCGGGCGCTGCGGCTGGCTCCGTCCCCGCACCCAGCCGGCTCCGTCCCCGGCAGGCATGGGGCAGCGTACCGCCTGTGGGCCGCTATCCTGGAGCATCGTCGCACCCTCGCCCAGCGGGAATCGGAGTGAGGCCGGGGCGCTGGACCACGCCGTGGGACCCAGCCGCCTCCTCGCAGCCCCCCGGAGCACCAGGGCTGCCAGACATCGCTCCTGCCGGCCGGGGCGTGGGCGCCCACGGGTGCCGATGGAGGGGACGGCCCCGTGCCAGGAGGCCGAGAGCAGCAGGACGCAGCCGGACACCAGAGGGAGAAACCGGAGCATGGCGCTCCAAGGAATAA